The following coding sequences lie in one Planktothrix sp. FACHB-1365 genomic window:
- a CDS encoding NB-ARC domain-containing protein — protein sequence MVGQTFTASKEGHQKIQTAIANRKWKVSEQDTRPLVIACYRYIEEYQQKHQLSDNDPRWLKEFEQIFRVERDKRQTQEQKQEKLDKIKWEILKNNKFTFLEKIKTLIDSGEIYVQNISWGTWSRFASHKKIYPVNVNAFKIYCSILDLDWQKIIQNESQQPDHFLLKSNLDELPHQPIFYGRKTELNQLLEWLSNKQTKVILLSGMAGIGKTTFIVNLLEQITDQFECIIYKTLSNPKPFSLFWHDLTEQPTNFTGDIKPIIDYFRNHRCLLILDNWEELLQSENLAGYYRPEYEEYGKLLSQIAKTSHQSCGLFISQEKPIQFEMLLSQQMPVYSWDLKGLDPVSALQIFEQQGFGKDSQVLTNLIRRYSYHPGVLNLVAQDIKQEFNGNILQYFKQSSLLVSDVISNYIIPVFTKLSAQEVDIIYFLAIVTESLSQEQLKQVFDRHLSGTEIFNTMKSLKRRPLLTQDANNIEITYSLPPFIKKYVSNLFIEKFCANMIAVIKTQNWQNIGFLKTHPLVYPNSHNNLINPKLSNQIIDKLVNLNGSEDLYTQLKDLLLQLDSNSGLGYFQRNIKHLFSVINHGSRKNN from the coding sequence ATGGTAGGTCAAACCTTTACAGCATCGAAAGAAGGGCATCAAAAGATTCAAACTGCGATCGCAAATAGAAAATGGAAAGTCAGCGAACAGGATACTAGGCCTTTGGTTATTGCTTGTTATAGGTACATTGAGGAATATCAACAAAAGCATCAGCTAAGTGATAATGACCCTCGGTGGTTGAAAGAGTTTGAACAAATTTTTCGAGTTGAAAGAGATAAACGCCAAACTCAAGAACAAAAACAGGAAAAATTAGATAAAATCAAGTGGGAAATTCTAAAAAATAATAAATTTACTTTTTTAGAGAAAATCAAAACATTGATTGATTCTGGGGAAATTTATGTTCAAAATATTTCTTGGGGAACTTGGAGTCGGTTTGCTTCTCATAAAAAAATATATCCAGTTAACGTAAATGCTTTTAAAATTTATTGTTCTATTCTTGATTTAGATTGGCAAAAAATAATTCAGAATGAATCCCAACAGCCTGATCACTTTTTATTAAAATCTAATTTAGATGAACTTCCCCATCAGCCTATATTTTATGGAAGAAAAACTGAGTTAAATCAGTTATTGGAATGGCTGAGTAATAAACAAACAAAAGTTATTCTACTATCGGGAATGGCTGGAATTGGTAAAACAACTTTCATCGTAAATCTTTTAGAGCAAATCACAGATCAGTTTGAATGTATTATTTATAAAACTTTATCTAATCCTAAGCCTTTTTCTTTATTTTGGCATGATTTAACCGAACAACCTACAAATTTTACAGGAGATATAAAACCCATTATTGATTATTTTCGTAATCATCGTTGTTTACTCATATTAGACAATTGGGAAGAACTTTTACAATCAGAAAATTTAGCAGGTTATTACCGCCCGGAATATGAAGAGTATGGAAAGTTATTAAGCCAAATCGCTAAAACATCTCATCAAAGTTGTGGGCTTTTTATAAGTCAAGAAAAACCGATACAATTTGAAATGTTATTATCTCAACAAATGCCTGTTTATTCCTGGGATTTAAAGGGGTTAGATCCAGTCTCTGCTCTCCAGATTTTTGAACAGCAAGGATTTGGAAAAGATTCTCAAGTTTTAACTAATTTAATCAGACGTTATAGTTATCACCCTGGAGTTCTTAACCTGGTAGCACAGGATATTAAACAAGAATTTAATGGAAATATTTTACAATATTTTAAACAAAGTTCACTCCTAGTAAGTGATGTCATTAGTAACTATATTATCCCGGTATTTACCAAACTATCAGCACAGGAAGTAGATATTATTTATTTCCTGGCTATTGTTACTGAAAGTTTGTCCCAAGAACAGTTAAAACAAGTTTTTGATCGCCATTTATCAGGGACAGAGATTTTTAATACAATGAAATCGCTCAAACGGCGACCGCTCTTAACTCAAGATGCTAATAATATAGAAATAACTTATAGCCTACCTCCATTTATTAAGAAATATGTTAGTAATTTATTTATAGAAAAGTTTTGCGCTAATATGATAGCAGTGATCAAAACCCAAAATTGGCAAAATATAGGATTCTTAAAAACTCATCCTTTAGTTTATCCTAATTCTCATAATAACTTAATTAATCCTAAACTATCAAACCAAATTATAGACAAACTTGTTAATTTAAACGGTTCTGAAGATTTATATACTCAATTAAAAGATTTATTATTACAACTGGATTCAAATTCAGGGTTAGGATATTTTCAGAGAAATATTAAGCATTTATTCAGTGTGATTAATCATGGAAGTAGGAAAAATAATTAA
- a CDS encoding peptidoglycan DD-metalloendopeptidase family protein, translated as MPLPTTDNEWDRQSGDDILFDGNSSNGESSAEVKQVFSNLSTTVLGQQYRMSAGYAYDQSYKSGYGTWHAGVDIAAPLGTPVRTAVGGTVIELQRTPQSTNRFVGVQGDDGHLWVYGHLQSLQVPIGGRVNAGQQLASIGNPAAPHLHLEVQPNRRTYTVTNGAHWDQNFVLNNTMSPLQAFHRARGGGTTPPPGGTPTSGNDNITGGAGNDNINSLAGNDTVSGAAGNDTLNGNSGNDQLFGNDGNDSLLGWTGNDTVTGGNGNDVLDAFYYSGLSGNGEIDYLRGDAGVDTFVIGDSYGKGYLGNSYAVIEDFNWRDDYIKIQGSLSQYALKPGNLYGYSANDTAIVLSSNNSEVLAIARNVSTANSTIRYSSSDFLSA; from the coding sequence ATGCCTTTGCCTACAACAGATAACGAATGGGATCGTCAAAGTGGCGATGATATTTTATTTGATGGTAATTCATCAAATGGAGAAAGTTCAGCCGAGGTTAAGCAAGTCTTCAGTAATTTATCTACTACAGTCTTGGGGCAGCAGTACCGTATGAGTGCTGGTTATGCTTATGACCAAAGTTATAAGAGCGGTTATGGCACTTGGCACGCAGGAGTTGATATCGCTGCACCACTTGGAACTCCGGTAAGAACAGCCGTTGGTGGTACAGTTATCGAACTGCAAAGAACTCCTCAATCCACTAACCGTTTTGTGGGTGTTCAAGGAGATGATGGTCATCTGTGGGTTTATGGTCATTTACAAAGTCTGCAAGTTCCCATCGGTGGTCGAGTTAATGCTGGACAGCAACTCGCTAGTATAGGTAATCCCGCAGCACCCCATCTGCATCTTGAAGTCCAACCCAACCGTCGCACTTATACAGTTACTAACGGCGCACACTGGGATCAAAACTTTGTTTTAAACAATACCATGAGTCCCTTACAAGCCTTTCATCGGGCTCGTGGTGGTGGAACAACTCCACCTCCAGGGGGAACTCCTACATCTGGCAACGATAATATTACTGGTGGTGCGGGTAACGACAATATCAATAGTTTAGCTGGAAATGACACTGTATCAGGAGCCGCAGGAAATGATACCCTAAATGGTAATAGTGGTAACGATCAACTATTTGGCAATGATGGGAATGATTCATTACTAGGTTGGACAGGAAACGATACCGTAACGGGTGGTAATGGCAACGATGTCTTGGATGCCTTTTATTACAGTGGTCTTAGTGGTAATGGAGAGATTGATTACTTAAGGGGAGATGCAGGTGTAGATACCTTTGTTATTGGTGATTCTTACGGCAAAGGTTACTTAGGAAATAGTTATGCTGTCATTGAAGATTTCAACTGGCGGGATGACTATATCAAAATCCAAGGTAGTTTAAGTCAATATGCCCTTAAGCCCGGCAATCTTTACGGCTATTCTGCTAATGATACTGCAATTGTTTTAAGCAGTAATAATAGTGAAGTATTAGCGATCGCTCGTAACGTATCCACAGCTAATAGTACAATTCGTTATTCTTCATCTGATTTTCTTTCGGCTTAA
- a CDS encoding NB-ARC domain-containing protein yields the protein MSVSLRASQSGRASIEQARKKKGWSANSSMWCSYVPTSPATLKRFREGKAINQEVFLKLCEAVSVNWEEVVETDLSTSSQPEQVPEFSQFDQSWVGREQLLTELKQKIEGSCRVLIITGITGIGKTALAEKLVFDLRKDWLKDDWTKFHSENFDNQNQASDFASVAVRWLEKWGQIVTLEDRKNPEQILHRLVNFLINHRYLIVMDSLELIMKGNEDEGWSDFEDEGWVKFFHALLASSICQSRLILTTQELPGQMPSRYKNFWDSKRLSGLEPPEQLALFEKTGLEIDLSSDYSPYLERIGQAYEGHPLALRVISGEIGDQPFFGNVIAYWNKHGNEIEAVEKAIAEAKEQGIIQGANDQWKLDRYTGNLKQRVRYRLEITFSRLEKDAFNAYLLLCSASIYRCAVTPDYWLSLLEDDCEEEEQKIALETLRDRYLLEESIENYQYVIRQHNLIRSVALEYLKNMD from the coding sequence ATGTCAGTTAGTCTTAGAGCCTCACAATCAGGCCGAGCATCCATCGAGCAAGCCCGCAAAAAGAAAGGCTGGTCAGCTAATTCTTCAATGTGGTGTAGCTACGTTCCTACATCACCAGCTACCTTAAAACGATTTCGAGAAGGAAAAGCCATTAACCAAGAGGTTTTCCTTAAACTCTGTGAAGCCGTTAGCGTGAATTGGGAAGAAGTTGTAGAAACAGATTTATCAACATCTTCTCAACCTGAACAAGTTCCCGAATTTTCTCAATTTGATCAATCTTGGGTTGGTCGAGAACAACTCCTCACCGAATTAAAACAGAAAATAGAAGGTTCTTGTCGAGTTTTAATTATTACAGGAATTACAGGGATTGGCAAAACCGCCCTAGCTGAAAAATTAGTCTTTGATTTACGGAAAGATTGGTTAAAAGATGACTGGACAAAATTTCATTCAGAGAATTTTGATAATCAAAACCAAGCCTCAGATTTTGCTAGTGTTGCGGTTCGTTGGTTAGAAAAATGGGGACAGATTGTTACCTTAGAAGATCGTAAAAATCCAGAACAAATCCTCCATCGCTTAGTCAATTTTTTGATCAATCATCGTTATCTGATTGTGATGGATTCCCTGGAATTGATTATGAAAGGAAATGAAGACGAGGGTTGGAGTGATTTTGAAGATGAAGGGTGGGTTAAATTCTTTCACGCCTTATTAGCGAGTTCTATTTGTCAAAGTCGTTTGATTCTCACAACTCAAGAATTACCCGGACAAATGCCTTCTCGCTATAAAAATTTCTGGGATTCTAAACGTTTAAGTGGACTTGAACCACCGGAACAATTAGCATTATTTGAAAAGACGGGATTAGAGATTGATTTATCTTCCGATTATTCTCCCTATTTAGAACGGATTGGTCAGGCTTATGAAGGTCATCCTTTAGCCTTACGAGTCATTTCTGGTGAAATCGGTGATCAACCCTTTTTTGGTAATGTTATCGCTTATTGGAATAAACATGGTAATGAAATTGAAGCAGTGGAAAAAGCGATCGCAGAAGCTAAAGAACAAGGTATAATTCAAGGTGCAAATGACCAATGGAAATTAGACCGATATACTGGGAATCTAAAACAGAGAGTGCGTTATCGACTAGAAATCACCTTTAGTCGTTTAGAGAAAGATGCCTTTAATGCTTATCTTTTACTCTGTTCTGCATCCATCTATCGCTGCGCTGTTACTCCTGATTATTGGTTAAGTTTACTAGAAGATGATTGTGAAGAAGAAGAACAGAAAATTGCTTTAGAAACTTTGCGTGATCGCTATCTTCTTGAAGAAAGTATCGAAAACTATCAATATGTAATTAGACAGCATAATTTAATTCGTAGTGTCGCCCTAGAATATCTGAAAAACATGGATTAA
- a CDS encoding lipopolysaccharide assembly protein LapB → MIQLPNQALYQNSIDLILEQLNIDSAFFKTLPRFQRMNYIATVRFLRGYKTHPDEQSSQKVKNSLEALYHLCTIPEWVLTDSTIITIFELPIAINPSTTNLLLPLSEYLFFKGSYQTLLGVTQEIIDSLKTSSKILNDILLLKAITLSSLNQNPTQVFQILQEISATSHPQSLQHIKANCHLAMYQVSLGNYQDGIRNLKKWLVIVDENLKHQNLAQSDFQLDDIKTGMLEILAHYEMNASHFDQALEIYDQVINLRKKLGLIHRIITPQVHQGIILRRKRQYDQGIKVLQNAQEKAKQINYIQAEVFIAHHLAYIYLNQGNLIEAKKLAIVAFEGYKKAENYQGISDCYEQLGLINLAENKCEQAIQNFKIALEMRQASLNRHGTASCLLDLALAYWHKKQIMKSIFFLIKGLQSYAQLGILNRVRFMRMLKIAYSWTLGKQN, encoded by the coding sequence ATGATTCAACTCCCCAATCAAGCTCTATATCAAAACTCTATTGATTTGATTTTAGAACAATTAAATATTGATTCTGCCTTTTTTAAAACCCTACCCCGTTTTCAACGGATGAATTATATAGCTACGGTCAGGTTTTTGAGGGGCTATAAAACTCATCCAGATGAACAATCTTCACAAAAAGTCAAAAATAGCTTAGAAGCTTTATACCACCTGTGTACAATTCCAGAATGGGTACTAACCGATTCTACTATAATCACTATTTTTGAACTTCCTATTGCTATTAATCCTTCTACGACTAATCTATTACTCCCTTTATCTGAATATCTATTTTTCAAAGGTTCTTATCAAACTTTACTGGGGGTCACTCAAGAGATTATAGATTCATTAAAAACCAGTAGCAAAATTTTGAATGATATTTTACTTTTAAAAGCTATAACGTTAAGTAGCTTAAATCAAAATCCGACACAGGTTTTTCAAATTCTTCAAGAAATTTCTGCTACATCCCATCCTCAATCCTTACAACATATAAAAGCAAATTGTCATTTAGCAATGTATCAAGTTTCCTTGGGAAATTATCAAGATGGAATCAGGAACTTGAAAAAATGGTTAGTGATTGTTGATGAAAATTTGAAGCATCAAAATCTAGCTCAATCAGATTTTCAGCTTGATGATATTAAAACGGGAATGCTTGAGATTTTGGCTCATTATGAAATGAATGCGAGTCATTTTGATCAAGCTTTAGAAATTTACGATCAAGTTATTAACTTAAGGAAAAAACTGGGATTAATTCATCGAATAATTACTCCACAAGTGCATCAAGGCATTATTTTACGGAGAAAAAGACAATATGACCAAGGGATTAAAGTTTTGCAAAATGCTCAAGAAAAAGCTAAACAAATTAATTATATTCAAGCCGAGGTTTTTATTGCTCATCATCTCGCTTATATATATCTTAACCAAGGAAATTTAATAGAAGCAAAAAAATTAGCAATAGTAGCTTTTGAAGGCTATAAAAAGGCCGAGAATTACCAAGGAATTTCTGATTGTTATGAACAATTAGGTTTGATTAATCTGGCGGAAAATAAGTGTGAACAAGCTATCCAAAATTTTAAAATAGCCCTAGAAATGAGACAAGCTAGTTTGAATCGACATGGAACAGCTAGTTGTTTATTGGATTTGGCTTTAGCTTATTGGCATAAAAAACAAATTATGAAATCTATTTTTTTCTTAATTAAAGGTTTACAATCCTATGCTCAACTGGGAATTTTAAATAGAGTTCGATTCATGCGAATGCTAAAAATAGCTTATAGTTGGACTCTGGGTAAACAAAACTAA